The following proteins come from a genomic window of Gynuella sunshinyii YC6258:
- a CDS encoding DUF3800 domain-containing protein, which yields MKIIDQPGSDYIVYVDESGDHSLVSIDSNYPVFVLAFCIFHKRHYAESVTTALTQFKFRHFGHDMVVLHEHDIRKEKNGFNFQNKNAKNAFLAELSAIIEEHNFVLISVAIHKQRLADQYRHPDNPYHIALKFCLERLYFFLREKNQQTRLTHIIFEKRGKKEDTELELEFRRLSNGGNRHNHDLPFELVFADKKTNSSGLQLADLVARPIGLQAIRPDQTNRAFEILARKLYSRHGREGAGTGYEGYGLKYFP from the coding sequence ATGAAAATCATAGACCAACCTGGCAGTGACTACATTGTTTACGTTGATGAAAGTGGAGATCACAGTCTGGTGAGCATCGACTCGAACTATCCGGTATTCGTACTGGCATTCTGTATCTTCCACAAACGTCATTATGCTGAGTCGGTGACTACCGCACTGACTCAGTTTAAATTTCGTCATTTTGGCCATGATATGGTCGTTCTGCATGAACATGATATTCGTAAGGAAAAGAACGGCTTTAATTTTCAGAATAAAAACGCGAAAAATGCATTTCTGGCTGAATTGAGTGCAATAATCGAAGAACATAATTTTGTGCTGATCAGTGTCGCCATTCATAAACAACGATTAGCCGATCAATATAGACACCCGGACAATCCATACCACATTGCCCTTAAATTTTGCTTGGAGCGTTTGTATTTTTTTCTACGGGAGAAAAACCAACAGACACGATTAACTCATATCATCTTTGAAAAGCGTGGCAAAAAAGAAGATACAGAGCTGGAACTCGAATTTCGGCGTCTGAGTAATGGTGGTAACCGTCACAACCATGACTTGCCCTTTGAATTGGTTTTCGCAGACAAGAAGACTAATTCATCCGGTTTACAGTTAGCTGATCTGGTAGCCAGACCGATAGGATTACAGGCTATCAGGCCAGATCAGACGAACCGGGCATTTGAAATACTCGCGCGAAAACTCTATAGCAGGCATGGCAGGGAAGGTGCTGGAACAGGTTATGAAGGATATGGATTGAAATACTTTCCTTAA
- a CDS encoding T6SS phospholipase effector Tle1-like catalytic domain-containing protein, translating to MSTPSQDISVLPQAVKDYILSRGYSLNPLCWQATYQYPVDAKAFTPEQTRLHFFVLKSGGQLSLMTRHDLQKQGIVYELGPRQVHGATKPAQPRSNLDRPAPVWTADIADTLPTGKPGVDDVYNPEYFAQLQFLYPDLSTGVLTDYLITTPTQTFQNRLTGSSGKLSLYGPEQIHYEVGTAVTADQWQQAHDGLQQACEQLSEQRQNANALQDWPRTVQPLHLINTEVLHPGEANKMDAALFQNDGQPLTPLFNTAQEIWEQKCHRPDIFSRRFSQAQNTDKQALVTQLEQSLGVLGITLPNVGVCMADLVYLQAQEAWLQPLKAIAEQLGYSDPAAWSREAALTALICQSTKPRSEHHSGNQSPYFSSLQQIGRHLHQLAELQRQQDKVFTQTGPYNCLMQKTLSVPGIGANWAYQAAKNLSKPKRILRLGLFFDGTNQDRYNDEKLPDRDISNVAKMQDLYLEQSTQQGNEITTTRKVYIPGVGTITGHQTKDGFKAEDDKIGLGFGMGKTGGYARIERALIQINRHIEKAEYDEVVFDVFGFSRGAALSRHFVNLINEWPAQISIWELEAANPLWNLAFPIQPVKKQVKAFPQHLKGRVSFVGLWDTVGSFGWPGDEKNLDFNLNLNEHSAERIVHIVAEHEIRHNFPSTRLADVTDRLPSNAIELIAPGVHCDVGGGYENPTGKGFENWEIIPVKIHGGCNDGGILLRAKQREIEARGHYANAIDMDIIEEIRKATLKELAVYPLHQMIGEARQHGVPLKPISPDDVHYVIPQRLQKVYDMWQQAGGHMSTARQYLIEYIHTSERDGNPVDRPNMIKGHKKRQVFDNHPEQATAPENQYEHH from the coding sequence ATGAGTACACCCTCTCAGGACATCAGCGTTCTGCCTCAAGCCGTTAAAGACTACATTCTCAGCCGTGGTTATTCTCTGAACCCTTTGTGCTGGCAGGCTACTTACCAATACCCCGTAGATGCAAAAGCCTTTACGCCGGAGCAAACGAGACTGCATTTTTTTGTGCTGAAATCCGGTGGACAGCTCTCGCTTATGACTCGTCATGACCTGCAAAAACAGGGAATCGTCTATGAACTCGGGCCGCGCCAGGTACATGGCGCAACAAAACCAGCCCAACCCAGAAGTAATCTGGATAGACCAGCACCTGTCTGGACAGCAGACATAGCCGACACCTTACCAACTGGCAAGCCCGGTGTGGATGATGTTTATAACCCTGAGTACTTCGCTCAGTTGCAGTTTCTGTATCCGGACCTGAGCACCGGCGTGCTCACCGACTATCTCATCACCACGCCGACACAAACCTTTCAAAACCGTCTGACAGGCAGCAGTGGCAAGCTGTCGCTGTATGGTCCGGAACAGATTCATTATGAGGTGGGCACGGCCGTGACCGCTGATCAATGGCAGCAGGCTCATGATGGCCTTCAGCAGGCCTGCGAGCAGCTGAGCGAACAACGACAGAATGCAAACGCGCTACAAGACTGGCCCCGTACTGTTCAACCGCTACACCTGATCAACACCGAAGTGTTGCACCCCGGTGAGGCCAACAAGATGGATGCGGCATTATTCCAAAACGACGGCCAGCCATTAACGCCACTGTTCAATACCGCTCAAGAGATATGGGAGCAGAAATGCCACCGTCCGGATATATTTTCCAGACGTTTCAGTCAAGCCCAAAACACCGACAAACAAGCACTCGTCACTCAATTGGAACAAAGCCTGGGTGTACTGGGCATTACCCTGCCCAATGTTGGAGTGTGCATGGCCGACCTCGTTTACCTGCAAGCCCAAGAAGCATGGTTACAGCCGTTGAAAGCCATCGCCGAACAACTGGGATACAGTGATCCCGCTGCCTGGAGCAGAGAAGCCGCACTGACTGCCTTGATATGTCAGAGCACCAAACCCAGATCGGAACATCACTCAGGCAACCAATCCCCTTATTTCAGCAGCCTGCAACAGATTGGCCGGCATCTGCATCAGCTGGCCGAATTGCAACGCCAACAGGATAAAGTATTTACCCAGACAGGGCCGTATAACTGCCTGATGCAGAAAACCCTGTCCGTGCCAGGCATCGGGGCCAACTGGGCGTATCAAGCCGCCAAAAACCTGTCCAAACCCAAACGTATTTTGAGACTGGGTTTATTTTTCGATGGCACTAATCAGGATCGTTATAACGATGAAAAGCTGCCTGACCGGGATATCTCCAATGTGGCAAAAATGCAGGATTTGTATCTGGAGCAAAGTACTCAGCAGGGTAATGAAATTACTACAACCCGAAAAGTATACATTCCTGGTGTTGGTACCATTACCGGTCATCAAACCAAAGACGGCTTTAAAGCCGAAGACGATAAAATCGGCCTGGGATTTGGTATGGGGAAAACCGGTGGTTATGCCCGGATTGAGCGGGCCCTAATACAAATCAATAGGCATATAGAAAAAGCTGAATACGACGAAGTGGTATTTGATGTATTTGGCTTCAGCCGTGGTGCGGCTCTCTCCCGGCACTTTGTCAATCTGATTAACGAGTGGCCGGCACAAATTTCCATTTGGGAACTCGAGGCCGCTAATCCATTGTGGAATCTTGCTTTTCCGATACAACCCGTGAAAAAACAGGTGAAAGCCTTTCCACAACACCTGAAAGGTCGGGTCAGTTTTGTCGGCCTCTGGGACACCGTTGGCAGTTTTGGCTGGCCAGGTGATGAGAAAAATCTGGATTTTAATTTGAACCTGAATGAGCACAGTGCAGAACGTATTGTGCATATCGTGGCAGAGCATGAGATTCGCCATAACTTTCCATCCACCCGATTGGCTGACGTCACGGATCGCCTGCCATCCAATGCGATTGAATTGATTGCTCCAGGTGTACATTGTGATGTCGGGGGCGGCTACGAGAACCCAACGGGCAAAGGCTTTGAGAACTGGGAGATTATTCCCGTCAAAATACATGGTGGCTGCAATGACGGCGGTATTCTGCTGCGTGCCAAACAACGGGAAATTGAAGCCCGAGGCCATTATGCGAATGCCATCGACATGGATATCATTGAGGAGATTCGTAAGGCCACGTTAAAAGAACTGGCGGTTTACCCCTTGCATCAAATGATCGGTGAAGCCCGGCAGCATGGCGTTCCGCTCAAACCCATATCACCTGATGACGTTCATTATGTGATTCCTCAACGTCTGCAAAAGGTGTATGACATGTGGCAACAGGCCGGTGGGCATATGAGTACTGCCCGACAGTATCTGATCGAATATATTCATACCTCGGAGCGGGACGGTAACCCTGTGGATCGGCCCAATATGATCAAGGGCCATAAAAAACGACAAGTATTTGATAACCACCCTGAGCAGGCCACCGCACCGGAGAACCAATATGAGCACCACTAA
- a CDS encoding HEPN domain-containing protein — MKTTLDHLPKDKQQQLRQAVEIIVATVQPDLLILFGSYARGDWVEHMEEDGIHYRYQSDMDLLAVTKTRRQATKIELNNALEDRLLAEIPTTISLIAEDIQFVNTRLTKGQYFFADIYREGILLHDSGKLTLVEPRELTMSERKTVAQTNFEYWCESSSKQKEYFDIAMSKGDFREAAFFLHQVTERLYSMILLVFTHYKPKLHDIKKLRALTASIEPQFLSAFPQSTPFERTCFKLLRHAYVDSRYNPDYHITPEQLQWLAERVSYLQTLAEKLCVEKIESFG, encoded by the coding sequence ATGAAAACAACACTCGATCACCTCCCCAAGGATAAACAACAGCAGCTTCGCCAGGCGGTGGAGATCATTGTGGCCACCGTACAACCGGATCTGCTGATCCTGTTTGGCAGTTATGCCCGAGGTGACTGGGTGGAGCATATGGAAGAGGACGGTATACATTACCGTTACCAAAGCGATATGGATCTGCTGGCGGTGACCAAAACCCGGCGACAGGCCACCAAAATAGAACTCAATAACGCCCTGGAAGATCGCCTGCTGGCGGAGATTCCCACCACCATCAGCCTGATTGCCGAAGATATCCAGTTTGTGAATACCCGTCTGACCAAAGGCCAGTACTTCTTTGCCGATATCTACCGCGAAGGCATCCTGCTGCATGACAGCGGTAAGCTGACCCTGGTAGAACCCAGAGAACTGACGATGTCAGAACGAAAAACCGTAGCGCAGACGAATTTTGAGTATTGGTGTGAGTCATCCAGCAAACAAAAAGAATACTTCGACATTGCCATGTCCAAGGGTGATTTTCGGGAAGCTGCATTTTTTCTGCATCAGGTCACCGAACGCTTGTACTCCATGATCCTGCTGGTATTCACCCACTACAAACCCAAACTGCACGACATCAAAAAACTGCGCGCCCTGACCGCCAGTATCGAACCACAGTTTTTATCCGCATTCCCGCAAAGTACCCCCTTCGAGCGCACCTGCTTCAAACTGCTGCGCCACGCCTACGTAGATTCCCGCTACAACCCCGATTACCACATCACACCCGAACAACTGCAATGGCTGGCCGAACGCGTCAGCTACCTGCAAACCCTGGCTGAAAAGCTGTGTGTGGAGAAGATTGAGAGTTTTGGGTGA
- a CDS encoding helix-turn-helix domain-containing protein: protein MIRFRLKELIAEKEFQEGRRVTLEEISRATDIHRTTLSKVSNQKGYNTTTDVLDKLCDYFQVNLGQLAEHIKDDGQGDA from the coding sequence ATGATCAGATTTCGACTAAAAGAACTCATCGCTGAAAAAGAATTCCAGGAAGGACGCCGTGTCACCTTGGAAGAGATTTCTAGGGCCACAGATATACACCGGACAACGCTCTCCAAGGTATCCAACCAGAAAGGGTACAACACGACTACAGATGTCCTCGATAAACTTTGTGATTACTTCCAGGTAAACCTTGGGCAGTTGGCGGAACACATTAAAGATGACGGTCAGGGGGACGCGTAA
- a CDS encoding DUF2931 family protein: MSTTKPLLWLFLLSLLLSGCDEKTYDYGFDTGGLGGPGWPIWVEYLIINEGWQIPVGSLSGGTGDVSKRPPGGASASMGWIPLPHTVRARWFSYRNQTFYEATVEIPKEKQKQIKQWLKRYPSSRYFPSLITGISGQGEIQLWWDESCVKLGCPEGPKNFEFHFFELTPRIKATVAEGDVHIYSADTREQVRTGFLPPEVLDLIPPKSDKTDSVETK; the protein is encoded by the coding sequence ATGAGCACCACTAAACCTTTGCTTTGGCTATTTCTACTGTCACTGCTACTCAGTGGCTGTGACGAAAAAACCTACGACTATGGTTTTGATACCGGTGGGCTTGGCGGCCCCGGCTGGCCAATTTGGGTGGAGTATTTGATCATCAACGAAGGATGGCAGATTCCAGTAGGTTCGCTATCAGGCGGAACCGGAGATGTCAGCAAACGGCCGCCAGGTGGAGCGTCTGCCAGTATGGGATGGATCCCCCTCCCCCATACGGTGCGGGCGCGCTGGTTCTCCTATCGTAACCAGACCTTTTATGAAGCGACGGTGGAGATTCCCAAAGAAAAACAAAAACAGATCAAGCAATGGCTTAAACGCTATCCTTCCAGTCGATACTTTCCTTCTTTAATCACCGGAATTTCCGGTCAGGGAGAGATCCAGCTTTGGTGGGACGAAAGTTGTGTAAAACTCGGTTGCCCGGAAGGCCCGAAAAACTTTGAGTTTCATTTCTTTGAACTCACGCCCCGCATCAAAGCCACCGTGGCGGAAGGGGATGTTCATATCTACAGCGCGGATACCCGTGAGCAGGTAAGAACGGGTTTTCTGCCGCCAGAGGTGTTGGATTTGATTCCTCCGAAATCGGACAAAACAGACTCCGTGGAGACAAAATGA
- a CDS encoding SNF2-related protein, with protein sequence MYSQHQAQYFAWQLTRRLDSGDEDKLTGAIMDAQIDLNPHQVDAALFAFRNPLSNGVILADEVGLGKTIEAGLVIAQKWAERRRRILIIVPANLRKQWHQELQEKFGVEGLILEGDSYKKAKKEGIKNPFDVGERIVICSYQFAKAKADDIMHVPGGWDLAVIDEAHRLRNVYKKGNKIAAAIRDALGSTFKVMLTATPLQNSLLELFGMVSIIDEKVFGDLDSFRIKYGRLNDNLSFNELRQRIQPVCKRTLRKDVEAYVPYTKRIAMVEEFTPSSDEQKLYRLVSAYLQRPNLNALPSGQRQLISMVMWKLLASSSFAIAGALNSIITRLEDDLKSDDAEAGVFHDLNADYESLDETAEEWSDDESSDASSENTNRQSIIDEINELKSFKDLAENIRNNSKGEALLKALKIAFEKLNELGAAEKAIIFTESRKTQDYLLELLENSEYKDAQGNKGVVLFNGTNSDSQAKEIYKDWLAKHKGSDKITGSKTADTRAALVEYFKEKGKIMIATEAAAEGVNLQFCSLVINYDLPWNPQRIEQRIGRCHRYGQKHDVVVLNFIDSTNPADQRVHELLKLKFKIFDGVFGASDEVLGAIENGVDFERRIKKIYDTCRDPDEIRAAFDKLQQDLAHEINAQMVNTREQLFENFDEDVLQRLKIDTEASLDKYEQMLLALTQTELSKHLQLVDGGFVINSLPEDAPKNIPTGEYELPRRDGDCHLYRLKHPLAQWAIDTAKAKSLDQAHIVFDTSVRETKVSVVEELKGQTGQLQVCKITVESMERAEDHLAVIGLNSQGEVIHSEVFEKLLSHQIKNESQTSFDLNPIIHTELSRAKRELLGDISQRNLKYFEAEVEKLDAWADDLKVVLEQSIKETDREIREVRRTAKLAPDLHEKLHWQKKQKELEKLRNKKRRELFDRQDEVDERREGLITELENKMSQTVEEQVLFSITWEVV encoded by the coding sequence ATGTACAGTCAGCATCAAGCTCAATACTTTGCCTGGCAGCTTACCCGTCGCCTCGATAGTGGGGACGAAGACAAACTGACCGGCGCAATCATGGATGCACAGATTGACCTGAATCCCCATCAGGTTGATGCAGCTCTGTTTGCATTCCGAAACCCTTTATCAAATGGCGTGATCTTGGCCGATGAAGTGGGCTTGGGTAAAACCATCGAGGCTGGCCTCGTTATTGCGCAGAAGTGGGCCGAACGTAGGCGCCGTATCCTTATTATCGTCCCGGCTAACCTTCGCAAGCAGTGGCACCAAGAGTTGCAAGAGAAGTTTGGCGTAGAGGGACTGATTTTAGAGGGTGATAGCTATAAAAAGGCCAAGAAAGAAGGGATTAAGAATCCCTTCGATGTCGGCGAAAGAATTGTCATATGCTCTTACCAATTTGCCAAAGCAAAAGCCGATGACATTATGCATGTACCCGGTGGCTGGGATCTGGCAGTAATAGACGAGGCCCACCGGCTCAGGAATGTCTACAAAAAAGGTAACAAAATAGCCGCAGCCATTCGCGATGCATTAGGCAGTACGTTCAAAGTTATGCTTACGGCAACACCACTCCAAAACTCCTTGCTGGAGCTGTTTGGTATGGTCAGCATTATTGACGAGAAGGTATTTGGAGATCTTGATAGCTTCCGTATTAAATATGGCCGCCTAAACGATAATCTTTCGTTTAATGAATTGCGACAACGAATCCAGCCCGTATGCAAGCGCACCCTAAGGAAAGACGTAGAAGCTTATGTCCCATACACCAAACGAATTGCAATGGTGGAAGAATTTACACCTTCAAGCGACGAGCAAAAACTTTATCGACTCGTATCAGCTTATCTGCAACGGCCTAATCTAAACGCACTTCCTAGTGGTCAGCGCCAGCTGATCTCTATGGTGATGTGGAAGCTTTTAGCCTCGTCATCCTTTGCAATAGCTGGGGCATTAAATTCGATTATTACTCGATTGGAAGATGACCTGAAAAGCGATGACGCTGAAGCAGGTGTATTCCACGATCTCAATGCAGATTACGAATCATTGGATGAAACCGCTGAAGAATGGTCTGATGATGAAAGCAGTGATGCCTCATCAGAAAACACTAATCGTCAATCCATTATTGATGAAATCAACGAGCTCAAGTCGTTTAAAGATCTAGCGGAAAATATTAGAAACAACTCCAAAGGTGAGGCTTTGCTCAAAGCATTGAAAATTGCTTTTGAGAAGCTGAACGAACTTGGTGCGGCTGAGAAGGCCATTATTTTTACCGAGTCCAGAAAGACACAGGATTATCTGCTGGAGCTCCTAGAAAATAGTGAATACAAAGACGCCCAAGGTAATAAAGGAGTTGTGCTATTCAACGGCACCAATAGCGACTCTCAGGCGAAAGAGATCTACAAAGATTGGCTCGCTAAACATAAAGGTAGTGACAAGATCACTGGCTCTAAAACCGCAGATACCCGTGCGGCGCTGGTGGAGTACTTTAAAGAAAAAGGAAAAATCATGATCGCTACGGAGGCGGCTGCAGAAGGTGTAAACCTCCAGTTCTGCTCTTTGGTGATTAACTACGACTTGCCTTGGAACCCTCAGCGAATAGAGCAGCGCATCGGCCGTTGTCATCGTTACGGTCAGAAGCACGATGTTGTCGTGCTTAATTTTATTGATTCTACCAATCCCGCGGACCAGCGAGTGCATGAATTGTTAAAGCTGAAGTTCAAGATATTTGATGGCGTCTTTGGAGCCTCTGATGAGGTGTTGGGTGCTATTGAAAATGGTGTGGATTTCGAGCGTCGTATCAAGAAAATCTACGATACGTGCCGAGATCCAGATGAAATCAGAGCTGCATTCGACAAGCTTCAGCAAGATCTAGCCCATGAAATTAACGCGCAAATGGTTAATACACGGGAACAGTTATTTGAAAACTTCGACGAAGATGTATTGCAGCGTCTAAAAATCGATACCGAAGCATCTCTGGATAAATACGAGCAGATGCTACTTGCATTGACTCAAACGGAGCTCTCTAAGCATCTTCAGCTAGTTGATGGTGGCTTTGTCATTAACTCATTACCAGAAGACGCGCCGAAAAATATTCCAACAGGAGAATACGAGCTGCCGAGGCGCGATGGAGATTGTCACCTGTATCGCCTAAAGCACCCTTTGGCTCAATGGGCCATTGATACTGCAAAGGCCAAGAGTTTGGATCAGGCACATATTGTATTTGATACCAGTGTCAGAGAAACCAAAGTATCGGTTGTTGAAGAGCTAAAAGGTCAGACTGGTCAATTGCAGGTTTGCAAAATAACTGTTGAGTCCATGGAGCGCGCTGAAGATCACTTGGCTGTCATTGGGCTCAATTCCCAGGGTGAAGTCATACATTCAGAGGTTTTTGAAAAACTACTTTCGCACCAGATTAAGAATGAATCTCAAACCTCGTTTGACCTTAATCCCATAATTCATACGGAACTGTCTCGAGCTAAACGGGAACTACTCGGTGACATTAGCCAACGGAACCTTAAGTATTTTGAAGCCGAAGTTGAAAAACTGGATGCCTGGGCCGATGACCTTAAGGTGGTTCTAGAGCAAAGTATCAAAGAGACCGACCGTGAGATTCGAGAAGTCCGTAGAACCGCGAAGCTCGCCCCAGACCTTCATGAGAAACTGCACTGGCAGAAAAAGCAAAAAGAACTCGAAAAACTTCGAAATAAAAAGCGTCGCGAGCTATTTGATCGGCAGGACGAAGTTGATGAACGCCGTGAAGGGCTAATTACAGAATTGGAAAACAAAATGAGTCAGACTGTTGAAGAGCAAGTGCTGTTCAGTATTACTTGGGAGGTTGTTTAA
- a CDS encoding AIPR family protein: MAEGIKPHELIQLCELLDARFRGKITGTGHKEIDRARNFYTKALAAYFLTLEAGASDDDAIQASIDGGQDHGIDSVYVDSTQTVWLVQSKYKDSGAGEVELAEVGKFVDGVKDLAKQKYERFNEHLQKKIPALNAVFDSGVAKVKAVLTYTGDALGDDKRRVMSDLEAALNQPADPYFLSFLIRGLASFHRMQLDEQLPAPITAEITLENYGHINEPYLCYFGSITGTQLKTLKVEYGAKLFDANIRHFQGDTVVNQDISETIKNNPEHFFYFNNGVTFICDAIRPIGPRDDTRSTGKFRVENLSVINGAQTVTSLAIDLNEDNQEQDVKVLATFIALDADLDEFGGKVTRYRNNQNAVSDIDFAALDENQIQWAQTLQQSGVSYRYKSGELDQEDFDVETAAKALACWAGDSDCNLIAQAKKDAKKLFSRVAGAELHGATYHHLFKDSLQARQLWRIVQIHQLIRESLKSDARQATGLDKDITSNSLMLLSHIVYLKIKPHIDHNDLQLSLVHSNIVRTTAQSITQSIIAEYKKINWGKTPASVFKNASDLKTLKGAVMAALANA, translated from the coding sequence ATGGCTGAAGGAATTAAGCCGCACGAGCTGATCCAACTGTGTGAATTATTGGACGCTCGATTTAGGGGAAAGATTACCGGTACGGGCCATAAAGAAATTGATAGAGCGCGGAATTTCTATACAAAAGCTCTAGCGGCTTATTTTCTTACACTAGAAGCCGGTGCATCCGATGACGATGCCATACAGGCGTCTATCGATGGTGGGCAGGATCACGGCATAGACTCAGTTTATGTAGATTCTACCCAAACAGTTTGGCTTGTTCAGTCGAAATACAAAGATTCAGGTGCCGGTGAAGTTGAGCTCGCAGAGGTTGGAAAGTTTGTAGACGGTGTTAAGGATTTAGCCAAGCAGAAATATGAACGTTTCAATGAGCACCTACAAAAAAAAATACCAGCATTAAATGCCGTATTTGATTCTGGCGTGGCGAAGGTGAAGGCCGTATTAACGTATACAGGAGATGCCCTTGGTGATGACAAAAGACGAGTTATGTCAGATTTGGAGGCAGCACTTAATCAGCCCGCTGATCCCTATTTTTTGAGTTTCCTCATTCGTGGCCTGGCATCTTTCCATCGCATGCAATTGGACGAGCAACTCCCAGCCCCAATAACAGCAGAGATCACGCTGGAAAACTACGGCCATATCAACGAACCTTATCTATGCTATTTCGGTAGCATTACTGGCACCCAGTTAAAGACCTTAAAAGTTGAGTACGGTGCAAAATTGTTTGACGCGAATATTCGTCACTTTCAGGGCGATACCGTCGTCAATCAAGATATTTCAGAAACGATCAAGAACAATCCTGAACACTTTTTCTACTTTAACAACGGGGTAACGTTTATCTGTGATGCCATTCGTCCTATTGGCCCACGAGATGATACACGCTCTACTGGAAAATTCAGGGTAGAAAACCTTTCCGTTATCAATGGGGCGCAGACAGTGACCAGCTTGGCGATTGATTTAAACGAGGACAATCAAGAGCAGGATGTAAAGGTGCTTGCCACATTTATTGCCCTTGATGCTGACCTTGATGAATTTGGTGGAAAGGTTACCCGTTATCGGAACAACCAGAATGCCGTTTCGGACATTGATTTCGCAGCTTTAGATGAAAACCAAATTCAGTGGGCGCAAACGCTACAACAGTCTGGCGTAAGCTATCGCTACAAGTCTGGCGAGCTCGATCAAGAAGACTTTGACGTTGAAACAGCAGCCAAAGCCTTGGCCTGCTGGGCAGGTGATAGCGACTGCAACCTAATTGCCCAGGCGAAAAAGGACGCAAAAAAATTGTTCTCTCGAGTCGCAGGTGCGGAGCTACATGGTGCTACCTACCACCATTTGTTCAAAGATAGCCTACAGGCTCGTCAGTTATGGCGGATTGTTCAAATTCATCAGCTGATCCGCGAATCACTTAAATCAGACGCTAGACAGGCCACAGGTTTAGATAAGGACATCACGTCTAATTCGCTCATGCTGCTATCCCATATTGTCTATCTAAAGATTAAACCGCACATCGATCATAACGATTTACAACTATCACTGGTGCACAGCAACATCGTTCGCACAACCGCTCAGTCGATTACGCAATCCATTATTGCTGAATATAAGAAAATTAATTGGGGTAAAACCCCTGCCTCCGTGTTTAAGAACGCATCGGATTTAAAAACACTTAAAGGCGCCGTTATGGCCGCATTGGCTAACGCATAG
- a CDS encoding DUF2931 family protein codes for MSSIKSLHVLFLLSLLLSGCDEKTYDYGFREGGIGGPGWPIWVEYLIINEARQVPVGSLSGGTGDVSKRPPGGASANVGWIPLPHSVQARWFSYRNQTFYEATVEIPKQKQKQIKQSLKKYGTEKYLQDLSVGFAGQGEIQLWWYASCVGLGCPEGPKNFEFHFFELTPRIKATVAEGDVHIYSADTREQVRTGFLPPEVLDLIPPRPDKADSVETK; via the coding sequence ATGAGCAGCATTAAATCTCTGCACGTCTTATTTTTACTGTCACTGTTACTCAGTGGCTGCGACGAAAAAACCTACGACTATGGTTTCCGGGAAGGAGGTATTGGCGGCCCCGGCTGGCCAATTTGGGTGGAGTATTTGATCATCAATGAAGCAAGGCAAGTTCCGGTGGGTTCGTTATCCGGGGGAACCGGAGATGTCAGCAAACGGCCGCCAGGTGGAGCTTCTGCCAATGTAGGCTGGATTCCTCTACCCCATTCGGTGCAGGCGCGCTGGTTCTCCTATCGTAACCAGACCTTTTATGAAGCGACGGTGGAGATTCCCAAACAAAAACAAAAACAGATCAAACAGTCGCTTAAAAAATATGGGACAGAAAAATATCTTCAGGATCTATCAGTAGGCTTTGCCGGACAAGGTGAAATCCAGCTGTGGTGGTATGCAAGCTGCGTCGGGCTCGGTTGCCCGGAAGGCCCGAAAAACTTTGAGTTTCATTTCTTTGAACTGACTCCCCGCATCAAGGCCACAGTGGCGGAGGGTGATGTTCATATCTACAGTGCAGATACCCGTGAGCAGGTAAGAACGGGTTTTCTGCCGCCAGAGGTATTGGATTTGATTCCTCCAAGACCGGACAAAGCAGACTCCGTGGAGACAAAATGA